aacttAGTCATAATAGcatctgtttggctgaaaaaattatttttttttttgtatttaatgtgaataatttattttcctcaactaaatatttttttaaaataaataggacTTTAACTTGGTACAAGTCATCCTTTTTTCCAGTGTAGTAATATTAAGAATTGTGAACCAAGTCACAGTCtttatacaaacaaaaatgaCACGAATTAattcataaagaataaaaatgaactaTATTTATCTTTTCAGTCTTGACACAATGCACCTTTTTTCCTCGTCATCCCAGTACTTATTACACCCATTTCTCTTTCCACATCTCACaggggaaattaatttttcacagccTCTGTCCTCTTTTCTCCTCAAATATTTAGCTACTCCCTTGACCCTTATCCATTTACATTTTATTCCATTATATCTCGCCTCCGTTATTTTACTTTCAATTCCTTTCTTTAGGACTGATCTGTCTCTTTTTATCATACTTTTATATATACTTTATACATCCGTTTCGTGTACTCTTCTTACTAATTCCTTTGACCATCCATTCCTACTCAAATACATTTCTCATTCTTTAATTTCACCATCCACCACCAAATCTTTTGTCTCTTTCACTCACATGTTTTTTACTGCTCCTAttcctttttaagaaaaatcctatgtatacaaatttcttaACTTCTTTGATCTTTACCCCTCTCCACTGTCATTCCTTATAATATTTTCTTCTACCCCTTTTGCTGAGGACCATCATTTTCCACTTTCCTACATTCAATATTAAGTTTCTTGTCTTTCTGttatgaagaaatataaaaagaacGAGAAGTGGatctttgtaaaataaagttGATCTAAAAAAGCGCCCTTTGGTATGCAGCAAATatcttattaataaataaagttaGTGTTTGGTACAtcaattaattcaaaaacaaacCTACAAAAAATCTCATCCTCGGCATCATTCTCGTCTTCAGATTTCAAAGGTTCTTTTTCCTTTACAATATCCAAAATCTCACTGTTTGTAGGTTCTGTAGTGTAGTAGATAAGTCCGCTCTCCAGAAACACCATATCCGCAAAATATTGGTCCTCTTTTTGTGGAATCAGTCCAAACTTGGTTTAATTCGAAAATGGCGCTAACAAATTCAAATCAGGTGCCACCCTTTTTTCATCGGATGAGAATGCTGCCTTTAAATATATAGTACAAAAAAGCATATACTTTTCCTCCCTCTCGCTTAAATTTGTTCTCTTCTACATGTTGAAGAATTTATATATTCTCTATGGTGCTTCTACCTTCCCAGAATCTTGCTTGGCTTCCTGGTAATATCTCGTTTCCTTCTACCgccttctttaataaaaaagataaacataaaatagatacgaaaaaacttcttaataaaaaaattttactatcacaTATATTCTTTAGAAAGGATCATAAACAAAcaataatctctttttttaagGTTCACTCTCGTCACAATCTAAAGTAATTATggtataaattacaaaattcgcTCCAGAGCCTTCAGGGACATTGAAATTAAACGTCAATTAATTTCTATATGGAAACAAAAAGCTGAAACTTTTCAGCATAAAGATTGAGGAAAGTCAGTTTTTATACACTCTGAAGCACTTTCTTTggtattaaaaactaaagaataatattattaagaaaaagattattaaatttgaggtaaaacttaaattttagctttaagttttcatgaaaatcattCATGAATCACATCGTAAGTTACGCGATGATTGATGGTCTTTAGAATCCGCTGTTCTACATCGCCAACTTCCAATGACTAATGGGCTCTTCGCGGCGACTCGTTTCACTTTTGTGTCAATAGAGTTTTTATGACCTTCACAgcgaaaagaataaataatttatgtaaccacagaaagaaattaaaaatggaaatagattaatataaaaaaataagacaatgtaTTTTTGTCTACCTTAAAAGTATTGCAACTGTCAGCATTCTAATCACTTTAAATGTGATAAAATGCTTAACTTCTATCAATTATGTCTtataaaagcacattttttattaatttaaataaatatcctttaaggcattatttaattaatttccgtTAAATAGTAATGCTACGAAATCTATAATATActctataaaattttgaattaatttaatagcATTTTATTCTCTGTGTGTAGATTTGTAGACAGtggaaattttggtttatttcgATCAAACTTTCTCGCTATGATGGAACAATCATCGTTTACGGTTGATTTCCGCAAAGCAACGAGCGACTTTAAGAgactttttatgtatttaaaatttcagagtatCAAACAAGGTGGTTAATTTAAACCTGTTTCGGAAAGAAAGGCTGCTGAAAAGTGCATGAACATTATTGGAATTTGATCCACGTATCTTTTTCGTTTTTGACGAAAGTTGGTGCATTCTGCGTATTTCCTGCCCTTTCTCTTTCTATGGAGAATCTGGAACGGGAGTAACCTTGCTACGTAACCTTGCGCGTGAACTTCGAGCAGGTAGGTAGGTCTCTGTCTCTGCCTCGCTGATCGCCAAGCAAATGCTCGAATGATAAAATATAGTAAACTGCTGACTGCGTCAGTTAGTCGTCTCGTTCTCGTTCACTTTCTCCGAGCGATGGCCCGATCTACAAAGGAAAAAGACTCACATGGGAAGAAAGACGGAAATTATGAGCTGTTACTTTGAACAAGATAAATATGTCGGAGGGTGTTAACTTCGTTATGCAAACGAAGTTAACACTCGAaatttctgttttgaaatttatttcatttttttaaacaccgtGTTATTCCTGAATCTTTGATGATTTGTTAATCATTTGAATATAATTGTCcacctggaaattaaaaaaaaatagtggggtattataattgttatttaatcgtttaattttttcttgtgttaaaaataatttcgtaaagATAAgcctatatttatatatatttctaattataatcacaaataaaccatcattatttttatattagttttcTTCAACAgggaagttaaatttaaatataattttttttgtaccttttCAATAGAAGagcaaaaagattcaaaattcattgatttaaaaaaaataacgatttacaaatttttcaggcAAAATACAGTGAATTTATTGACAAATATTATTGGTTTGtcttaaaaaagatcaatgtttttACATTAATCATTTCATTAATATGTGactattatttttcattgttcgTCTGTTTATAAAGGTCTGCTTAAAtagaaagaatttaaagaatcaagcaCATTTGGTTGGttctttcataaaattattttttcatttatacaccaaaattgtattatttcaatCAAAGTTCACCTTCCTTCTTTTACAACTGTATttaagtaaaaacaattttttatcattatctaAAATGCTCTATGTATCCTCTATGTattgaattactttaaattaatttttttactgatttaaataGTAAACAATAGATAATTAAAGCACTGAAAATGACAAATAAGTGAAATTTAagtcaattttctcaaaattagtaGATTTGCACTAATAAACATAGCCAGAAttcaagatttcaatgattgaaaTCTTGAATCGCGTCATTGATTCTCAGTGAAATTGTAGTGCAATTGGTATTTAGAGAGCAAATGTGTATCAATTTGTATTAATGTTTTTTCTTAAGGTATTTATGATTCCAAATTATCAGATgcgtgaaaaaaagtttttctgtgattaaaaaaaatatattactaatgatataatttcaaataaagaatttttttattgaaaaaattgtataattaacaaaaaaacttttattttgaaaatgttctttgCAAGTTCAATTGTTTTCACAATCGTTCCATACCAATTACTtagaaaaatctttgaattttaataaataatggttTATTTTGTGGGAAAAACATTCTCTCacactctactgtttccaattttaaaagcaaatttgtcTGTGACTAAGGTGGTTAAAACAAGCTTTTttaaggaaaacatttttaagcaaCTAACTACACTTTAAgattatttacgaatttttaaaatattagaagcaATAGAGTTGTACGGAATGGTTCCCtccaaaaataggattttaaaatagtTAGAACCGactgtaagaaaaatttaattacaaaaaatattgttaaagtaattattttctgtcagtttttaacttttttcatcaaaaagaatattttttctctcATAGGACATAACTGATAATATCAtttcattcttaaaatcatagaaaacttttttacgGAGTCCTGCTTTTTGACACGACACGCACCTTAATTGATATCAGATGACAAAAATTGGCGTTTACTCTCGTACTTTTGATAACGGATCAATAAACTGAGATTTAACCAACCAATAAAAATTCGAcatcaaataaatattatgatttattaagaaaaaaacaagtttttttacacctgggaaaattttaatttataattgacaGAACCTAATAATTATGGTATCTGTCAGACTAATTATTTGGAGTTTATTTAACAATCGAAACGATTCTGTTTTGGAAACACAGCTGATTTTCTTcatcagatttaaaacaatatttaaaaaaggaagatTCCGTGTGATTTAGTGAAGACGGTACGGTATGCCCCTTCTCCATCTTAGAAACcttgtgaatttattttaataataataatagtttgaaCAATAATTTCACCACCTGATTtcttaattcaaatctttttatagACCATGGAATTCACACATTTAGAAATTCACACggaattctcctttttttaaattgattttagatCTGAGGAGAGAAACCCGCTGTGTTTCCGAAACGTAAacgtttcgatttttaaataaattcgaaatCATTAGTTTCGAAGATTTAATTATTAGGTTCTGTCTATATCCAtttataagttaaatattatgataattttagacatTCATTAATTAGGAAATTCTTGCTCTAttcaataaattgataaaaagccTATTGAAACGAAAATCTaggtaatatttttttcgaaaaaataagtagAATGTTACCTCCAATCTTCATAATTGCCGCTTCCAATTTACACTAAACCCTTTCACAGAAATCTCACGGAAATTAGTAACGctactgaaagaaatgaattttaagtaattatctGAGggtactttttacttttttactttaaacattatCTAGAGAAGAATTCTTCATCAACAGTTCCAGTAAacttttaaagattctaaaagaaaTTGCGCACGGTATTACGCATGTGCGTGTAATTAAAGTGCGTAAAGAGCATGTGCATCATGTATGTGTCCTGAACTCTCCTGGGAAGGTGCTTCCACCGCTTCCACTACTTCCACCACCGGCGGTCTGCAGCTTCCACCACCTGCCGCATTTCGTGCATCCGGACGTTCGCCACACGGGAGGATACGCGCCTATATAACAACGGCGTTCCACTGATTGGACGAAGTAGGCAACGTTTTCCTGCGCCTAGGGAACTTGAGTACGCGGGCCCGAGCGGGCGGCACTCGACAATATGAGATTTCGCCCGAGATGCGCGGTCAGTTTTCAAACTTTACTTTAAAACTAAGATATAAACTACCGTGCGTGAGAATCCAACAATTCTCCATTATTATCTCATTCAAACCTAAAGtgctttcgattttttgttgttcgTCCACCGATTATCACGTGACatcagatgaaaataaaaaaaaatcatttaaaaagttaaatatcagGAAATCGCGTAtagattataaaaagaaaatagagaAGTGCAAATATAAAATCAGTAATAAGAATATTGAAGAGCTACATATAGAAATTTAAGTACTGGACTAGATACATTTTATATCCAGTTTAATCTCcagttataattttcatttgataatattttttattgggaatttgTTCTTCAAATGCCTGATTATTTAGACAAATCTCatataactaaattttgaaatcttgatattaatattgtataaatatGATGTTTGATGGTGTGCTACAAAAATCACGTGTTTCATGGAATAAGAAATGATTTACTGTGAGAGAAGAACGACGATGATTGCATGAACGATAAACATGGCAAAAAGTTTACCAGTGCAAAATTTAAAGAGACCTCAAACTTGAAGTGATGCGTGACCCCTTTACAATCACTAGCCTCCTAATGatattttattacttattttacattcaaaactGTTCACAGGCTGCACTAGTGGTGCTACTGCAGGCCGTCCTTGTGGCAAGCAAGGCTTTGGATCAAACACAGCTGCAGCCACAGTCACAGCAACAAATTCCGTAAGTTTCACAAATTTTcataagttttcattatttttcatcagTCTCTTTCATTCAAGTAATATTACTGTGCAATTTAGACCTTCAGTTGAATGATCAATACTAATTACTCTTTTACTCTTTtcaacacagtaaaaaaaggctaaattttgatgcagagcattttgctccagtgatcatttgactctcgagatcataatgatttttcattcggatcaatttgatctcattttttggttcatttgtcagactaaacaaaatggccgccaattatcGGTGCCGGTGTcaaaacgacataacctaaaaattgtatctaaccgcaTGCAAGTGACAACTatacttaacaggtgatattttctaatatcagatttcgttcttttttcaacttttcaagtacactgcacgatcagaaatcataaaaagcttgaatatgagctaaagtattgtaagaacgtcagccatcttggcttgacttcatacatgatcccgaatcagatcattatgatctcaaaagtcgatcattctcttcggccgatcaaaatgctcttgaattcggtatcatttttgttgcatatcaaaatgatattgatttcggtatcattttgaacacttttttttactgcgaAATCATATTGGTATTAACATTTCTATATTCAAATCCAGTCAtataaaatttatgtcaaaagcGTTCAGAAGTCAGAAGTCGCTTCAGTAATTATTATCACACCATTATTATCGTTCGCGCATCTATTGGAAAACTCgagtctgaaaattttattactgttTTGACAGAAAATGTCAacactgaaattaaaaataagtctaaGAAGGATAGAAAAGATTAACTCTGAAGTTATGTATAGTTGGTTCAATCACTCTGATTTCcaccttttatataaaattcagtaCCAAAGATTAAATTGATTCAATCTGCATTTATTTGATTCTTGGTTTGATTACCATtaaacacaaaaatgaaaaagcttaacTTAATCATctcttaaaatattgttaaacgaGTAAAAAAGTAGGCATTTCTGTATTCAGATACATGCCCAGCAAATTAGATCACCCACTATAGCATTTACCAGCAATTAATGTTAACAACGCGTTAATTTTGAACGTAACTTGGCTAAACTTTGAAAGCGACTTCCCTAACAATAAGTTGATTTCCAGATATGGTACAGTGGCACAAAAGAGGTGGACAGAACCCAGTGGATTCGTAGGACAATCTGGTGGACCAAGTGGACACGGGGGTGGCGGATATGGAGGTGGTGGTGACCTAGGTGGCCACGGAGGTGGATATGGAGGGGGAGGAGACATCGGAGGTCACGGAGGAGGTGGCTACGGTGGAGGTGGTGACCTGAGTGGCCACGGGGNNNNNNNNNNNNNNNNNNNNNNNNNNNNNNNNNNNNNNNNNNNNNNNNNNNNNNNNNNNNNNNNNNNNNNNNNNNNNNNNNNNNNNNNNNNNNNNNNNNNGTGGAGGAGATATTGGAGGACATGGAGGTGGTGGCTACGGGGGTGGAGGAGATATTGGAGGACATGGAGGTGGTTTCGGGGGTGGAGGAGATATCGAAGTTCATGGTTCAGATAGTGGATTTGGAGGCTCTGGTTACAACGGTGGTGGTGGAGGTGGAGATGAACACCACGATGACCATCATCATGATTCCGGCTACTGGAAGAAGAAGCTAGTTTGGAAACCAGGctggaaaaaaatctggaaatcagCTCAGAAACAAATCTGGAAGCCTGCGTGGAAGAAGGTATGGAAACCAGTCTGGGAACCAACGAAAAAAGCAGTCTGGAAGGAGATTCAAGTGCCAGCATGGAAGAAGATCTGGAAGCCAGTTTGGAAAGAGATCCAGGTGCCAGCATGGAAGGAAATTCAGGTTCCAGATTGGAAGAAAATTTGGAAGCCAGTCTGGATACCCATAAAGGTACCAGCATGGAAGGAGATTCAGGTACCAGATTGGAAGAAGGTCTACAAGCCAGTTTGGAAGGAGATTAAGGTAGCAGCCTGGAAGGATATTCAGGTACCTGCATGGAAGAAAATCTGGATACCGGAATGGGTCAAGGTTGGAATTCCTGGACCTCATAAGCTAGGAACTGATGACCATGGATGGATGTACACTAGCCATGATCTTTGGAAGAAGAAGTTGGTATGGAAACCTCAGTGGAAGAAATATTGGAAGCCTGCTAAGAAACAAATTTGGGTGCCGGATAAGAAGCTCGAGTGGAAAGAGGAGTGGAAGCAGATCTGGAAGCCAGCTAAGAAACAAATCTGGGTGGATGATAAAAAACTGATTTGGAAGGAGGAATGGAAACAAATCTGGAAACCAGCGAAGAAACAAATATGGGTACCAGACAAGAAATTAGAGTGGAAAGAAGCCTGGAAGCAGATTTGGAAGACGGAAAAGAAACAAGAATGGATTCCAGACAAGAAATTAGCTTGGAAGGAAGATTGGAAAGAAATTCAAGTACCTGCTTGGAAGGAAATTTGGGTACCAGGTTGGAAGAAGATCTGGAAGCCTGTTTGGATTTCGGAATGGTTCCCTAACGAGGATCATCATCATCACAAGAGTTCCGGCTGGGAAGATCGAAAAGACGCTCAAAGTCAGGAAACTCAAGCTAAGTTGAATATTCAGCCTCTTGATAAACCAAAAATCTCCGTAGCTCAACAGCCTCTACAGCTGACAGGTGAAAATCAAGTTCGATGGGATAGGTCACTTCAGGTTAAAGCTGAACTGCCTACGATCACTCAAGATCTAAAGCCGCCTCCTCTACCAACAAATCAAAAAATAGAGAACCTAAACTTCCAATCCCCAAGTCAATGACGTGTGCTTGTCCCTGGTAATAAAATCATGTACAAAACCCCTTCGCAAGAATAATGTATCATAAGCCACTGTACATATTAATTTTAAGGTATCCAAAACATACGAAGTAAGATAATTCTTAGCACTCGCTACTTGACTGATAGATccctttattttttatacaaatgggAATCTACACTTTGTATATGACGTGCTGAACGTTATTgcttttttatcgaatttttgatACACGCATGTTGTTGTTTGTGTTTCTATTGTTAACTAATGCCGttacgaataaaattaattaatattttgttaattgtacTGTGCTATGTTTTGattccttcttctttttcttttcctgaTTTTATGTCTTGTTCCTGGTTTTGTGGCATAAATCTTGAATGGTTTTTGATTATTCATGATGCAATCACAGCGCGAGCGCATCTTAAAAGCGTCATGCGACGCGTGACTCTGAACCTAGTGAAAGTTTAGGAACGGTTATGGCATGAAGGAAACGATATTCTGAAGCTTGGCCACGGAGAAAGTGGATTCGGCACCCACACTCACCGCAATGCGTAGTATGAATTAATCTCCGATAGTAGATTGAAGCTAGCCACAAAGGTCTTCTTGATAGTTATACGACTGCAATTGCATGCCAGACGCCACTTTATTTCATGAACGTGATTTAGCCATTTCTTACTTGACGCCCCGCAGCTCAGATAGtatcatcatcattattattattttaatcagaTCATCATCCCAAAAAGCAAGGTTTCACTTCTATTAATCGTCCAGTGGAGAATGGAGATGTTTAAATTAATACAGGATTATTCACGAGCATGAGGAGACGttgttaaaattttcgatttcaataaacatgcaataatatattttttacaaaagaaataattgaagtcaAAAATCACAAAAGATATTCATCTTAACTTATTCCTTATTCGCAGTGGATAAAAGGTACGATTCGCGAATTTCGCaccgtttatttattatttccacTACGTACACACacacaatattaaataaatgactttttatagttttataaacTGTATTGCGAAATTTTGTATCTAGAGCCGCtagaaattctaaaatgtttcaaaaacgatcatactttgaaaattaaataaagtaattgaTAAAGAGTCATAGCAAACATTTGAGatactaatataattttaattttattagtgtCTTTTATAAGAAGAAAGTGTTCTCTTAACTGtactatgaaaataaatattacctAAAATAAGATGAAGTACACGTGCAAAATATTCCGTCTTCAGTCATAATCCCCCAAAAATTGAAagcaatttataaaaacttaaaaaatctgttgatattctaatttttagtttttgaaactaCTACTTTGATCAATTTACATTTGTTATGGCCtattttggattcttttaaattagaCGCCTCGAAACGCcggggttgaaaaaaaattatattcgcaGTCAGTAAACTagca
The sequence above is drawn from the Belonocnema kinseyi isolate 2016_QV_RU_SX_M_011 chromosome 7, B_treatae_v1, whole genome shotgun sequence genome and encodes:
- the LOC117176486 gene encoding uncharacterized protein LOC117176486: MRFRPRCAAALVVLLQAVLVASKALDQTQLQPQSQQQIPYGTVAQKRWTEPSGFVGQSGGPSGHGGGGYGGGGDLGGHGGGYGGGGDIGGHGGGGYGGGGDLSGHGGDIGGHGGGGYGGGGDIGGHGGGFGGGGDIEVHGSDSGFGGSGYNGGGGGGDEHHDDHHHDSGYWKKKLVWKPGWKKIWKSAQKQIWKPAWKKVWKPVWEPTKKAVWKEIQVPAWKKIWKPVWKEIQVPAWKEIQVPDWKKIWKPVWIPIKVPAWKEIQVPDWKKVYKPVWKEIKVAAWKDIQVPAWKKIWIPEWVKVGIPGPHKLGTDDHGWMYTSHDLWKKKLVWKPQWKKYWKPAKKQIWVPDKKLEWKEEWKQIWKPAKKQIWVDDKKLIWKEEWKQIWKPAKKQIWVPDKKLEWKEAWKQIWKTEKKQEWIPDKKLAWKEDWKEIQVPAWKEIWVPGWKKIWKPVWISEWFPNEDHHHHKSSGWEDRKDAQSQETQAKLNIQPLDKPKISVAQQPLQLTGENQVRWDRSLQVKAELPTITQDLKPPPLPTNQKIENLNFQSPSQ